A stretch of the Lolium perenne isolate Kyuss_39 chromosome 3, Kyuss_2.0, whole genome shotgun sequence genome encodes the following:
- the LOC139838250 gene encoding uncharacterized protein, with the protein MESLTPEGRAIYDTLTAASAVQQEQRKKDIDDLITKAVNTAVESAVRSSIDKAVSNMQLYADGVENTLQQHISELREQVGLAANQDDPDQAIRTLGGDAETGPEGRRVTSATRRSGVGAAGPYIPPPARGIRPHRNSDPAPRSFDLRDERADSPPRGRVPRVDFPKFDGENPQLWQIRCEDYFDLFDTSSHLWVKLASMQFTGLAARWLNSIKTSIRKFTWSEFCQEVLLCFGRNQHQSLIRRLYKLVQTGTVEEYVNQFAELVDQLAAYENQPDPLHYVTRFLEGLKPAVRLLVAIQLPQDLDTAYTIALVQEEVGDGITALNSSVMSTARRNPATAPVYSRPLDDRPQTRSTEMSRTTDDKIAALRNYRRAKNLCFTCGEKYSREHKCQSTVQLHVVQEMVEFFQQPDNYQWEGADSVTDMELMQLADVSFTDEPPEQSIVLHCTVQGHPAVFLLDSGSNNSFVNASLAAKLTGHVPLHTPRRVKVAGGGILTCDTYIPQCEWACDKLSFTSCFKILPLKSYDGIVGMDWLSSHSPQLIDWQQKWIAFQHKGAWVCLQGNPADTFACTVIELHVVQADDSVKSVVLPEVQSILDKFASIFAEPDELPPHRAVSHSIPLIEGARPVQIRPYRLAPELKNEVEKQIAEMLQSGVIRPSAIKSKYPLPVIDELLDELHGACWFSKLDLRAGYHQIRLTEGDEHKTAFHTHHGHYEFTVMAFGLTGAPATFQAEMNRTLAPVLRKYDVVFFDDILVYSNNYQEHLQHLQSVLQLLQDNQWKVKMSKCSFAQPSIHYLGHVISASGVATDEAKIETVKEWPTRVDVKQLRSFLGLASYYRKFVQGYGSISQPLTALLRKNVPFIWTTETELAFQSLKKALIAAPVLALPDFSAVFVVETDACDTGIGAVLMQKDHPLAFPYSPH; encoded by the exons ATGGAGTCGCTGACCCCGGAAGGCCGCGCGATCTACGACACGCTCACCGCGGCCTCAGCGGTGCAGCAGGAGCAGCGGAAGAAGGACATCGACGACTTGATCACCAAGGCCGTCAACACCGCCGTGGAATCGGCCGTGCGCTCCTCCATCGACAAGGCGGTGAGCAACATGCAGTTGTACGCCGATGGAGTCGAGAACACACTTCAGCAGCACATCTCTGAGCTGCGGGAGCAAGTGGGTCTCGCCGCCAACCAGGACGATCCGGATCAGGCCATCAGGACGCTTGGGGGCGACGCGGAGACCGGCCCGGAGGGGCGCCGCGTTACATCAGCGACACGGAGGTCGGGTGTTGGGGCTGCTGGCCCTTACATACCACCTCCGGCAAGAGGTATCCGTCCGCATCGCAATTCTGATCCTGCTCCTCGTTCATTCGATCTCCGAGATGAGCGTGCTGATTCACCACCGCGGGGGCGCGTTCCTCGCGTGGATTTCCCTAAATTCGATGGGGAAAATCCACAGCTGTGGCAGATTCGTTGTGAGGATTACTTTGATCTGTTCGACACTTCGTCACATCTATGGGTCAAGCTTGCTTCCATGCAGTTCACTGGCCTAGCTGCTCGTTGGCTAAACTCCATTAAAACATCAATTAGGAAGTTTACGTGGTCAGAATTTTGCCAGGAAGTTCTTCTATGCTTTGGTAGGAATCAACACCAGTCTCTGATTAGACGCTTGTATAAGCTAGTTCAGACAGGAACCGTAGAAGAGTATGTTAACCAATTTGCTGAATTAGTTGATCAACTTGCTGCGTATGAAAATCAACCTGATCCGCTCCACTATGTCACACGCTTCTTAGAGGGCCTTAAACCTGCAGTTCGCCTGTTAGTAGCAATTCAGCTTCCTCAAGACTTGGATACTGCGTATACTATTGCTTTGGTGCAGGAGGAAGTTGGCGATGGCATAACTGCGTTGAATTCTTCAGTCATGTCCACAGCTCGAAGAAATCCTGCTACTGCTCCTGTGTATAGCCGTCCTCTGGATGATCGTCCTCAAACTCGATCTACAGAAATGTCCAGGACAACGGACGACAAGATTGCAGCTCTAAGAAATTATCGCCGTGCTAAGAATCTGTGCTTTACATGTGGTGAAAAATACTCACGTGAGCACAAATGTCAGTCTACAGTTCAGTTACATGTGGTGCAGGAAATGGTGGAATTTTTCCAGCAGCCGGATAATTATCAATGGGAGGGTGCAGATTCAGTAACAGATATGGAATTGATGCAATTAGCAGATGTGTCCTTTACTGATGAACCTCCTGAGCAGTCTATTGTGCTCCACTGCACTGTTCAAGGACATCCTGCTGTGTTTCTGTTGGATTCTGGTAGCAACAATTCCTTTGTGAATGCATCTCTGGCTGCCAAACTGACTGGACATGTTCCATTACATACTCCTCGTCGGGTTAAGGTTGCTGGTGGTGGTATCCTCACTTGCGACACATATATTCCTCAGTGTGAATGGGCTTGTGACAAGCTATCTTTTACTTCTTGTTTCAAAATATTGCCACTCAAGAGCTATGATGGAATTGTGGGCATGGACTGGCTTTCTTCTCATAGTCCTCAGCTTATTGATTGGCAACAGAAATGGATTGCATTTCAGCACAAAGGGGCATGGGTGTGTTTGCAAGGAAATCCAGCTGATACCTTTGCTTGTACTGTGATAGAACTACATGTTGTACAGGCTGATGACAGTGTCAAGTCTGTGGTGCTTCCTGAAGTTCAGTCTATCCTTGATAAATTTGCTTCCATATTTGCTGAACCTGACGAGCTTCCACCACACAGGGCAGTATCTCATTCTATTCCCTTGATAGAAGGAGCTCGGCCTGTCCAAATCAGACCCTACCGCTTGGCCCCTGAACTGAAGAATGAAGTGGAAAAACAGATTGCAGAAATGTTGCAGTCGGGAGTCATTCGTCCTAGTGCCA TTAAGAGCAAATATCCTTTACCTGTCATCGATGAACTCTTGGATGAATTGCATGGAGCTTGTTGGTTCTCCAAGTTGGACCTGCGCGCTGGCTATCACCAGATTAGACTGACAGAAGGAGATGAACATAAAACAGCATTTCATACACATCATGGCCATTATGAGTTCACTGTTATGGCCTTCGGGTTAACTGGTGCACCAGCAACTTTTCAAGCAGAAATGAACAGGACATTAGCTCCAGTACTTCGTAAATATGATGTCGTTTTCTTCGATGATATCCTGGTATATAGTAATAATTATCAGGAGCATCTGCAGCACCTCCAGTCTGTACTTCAGCTATTACAGGATAACCAATGGAAGGTCAAAATGTCAAAGTGCTCGTTCGCTCAGCCAAGTATACACTATCTGGGACATGTGATCTCGGCTTCTGGTGTGGCCACCGACGAAGCAAAAATTGAAACAGTCAAAGAATGGCCTACACGTGTGGATGTCAAGCAGCTTCGTAGCTTCTTAGGCCTGGCCAGCTATTATCGGAAATTTGTGCAAGGTTATGGATCTATTAGCCAGCCATTGACAGCTTTACTCAGGAAAAATGTTCCCTTCATATGGACGACTGAAACTGAACTAGCATTCCAGTCACTGAAGAAAGCTCTCATTGCAGCTCCTGTCTTGGCATTGCCTGATTTCTCTGCTGTGTTTGTTGTGGAGACTGACGCCTGTGATACTGGCATTGGAGCTGTTCTTATGCAGAAGGATCATCCTCTGGCTTTT CCTTACTCACCTCACTGA
- the LOC127345497 gene encoding uncharacterized protein translates to MGKKGKAAARERREQRRQEVTLLRAVPYEPGQRWWDGLAPERAVAVVTGANRGIGYEISRQLAHHGLHVVLASRDAARGQEAAERLLREAAAAGDASVYVEWRQLDVTDAASVEAFAAWTARTHGGIHILVNNAGVNFNRGADNSVEFADQVIETNYFGTKRMIEAMMPLFKPCPYGGRIVNVSSRLGRADGRRNRIGDASLREQLLSDDRLSEELIDGMVMKFLEQVKQDTWSSIEWPQMYTDYSVSKLAVNAYTRFVARRLLDRPEGQKIYINCFCPGWVKTAMTGWEGNISAEEGADTAVWLALLPQEQSTIGKFFAERREMNF, encoded by the exons ATGGGGAAGAAGGGCAaggcggcggcgagggagcgGCGGGAGCAGCGGCGGCAGGAGGTCACCCTACTCCGCGCCGTCCCCTACGAGCCCGGACAGCGGTGGTGGGACGGCCTCGCGCCTGAGCGCGCCGTGGCGGTGGTGACGGGGGCCAACCGCGGCATAGGCTACGAGATCTCCCGCCAGCTCGCCCACCACGGCCTCCACGTCGTCCTCGCCTCGCGCGACGCGGCGCGCGGCCAGGAAGCCGCAGAGAGGCTCCTCcgggaagcggcggcggcgggggacgcGAGCGTGTACGTGGAGTGGCGGCAGCTCGACGTGACGGACGCCGCGTCCGTGGAGGCCTTCGCGGCCTGGACGGCGCGGACCCACGGCGGCATCCATATCCTT GTTAACAATGCAGGTGTCAACTTCAACAGAGGAGCAGATAACTCTGTTGAATTTGCTGACCAAGTCATCGAGACAAATTATTTTGGTACAAAACGGATGATTGAAGCCATGATGCCATTATTCAAACCTTGTCCGTATGGTGGCCGTATAGTGAATGTGAGCTCAAGGCTTGGTAGGGCCGATGGCAGACGCAAT AGAATTGGTGATGCAAGCCTAAGAGAGCAACTATTAAGCGATGATCGTTTGTCTGAGGAGTTGATTGATGGGATGGTCATGAAATTCCTTGAACAAGTGAAGCAAGATACTTGGTCCTCCATCGAGTGGCCTCAAATGTACACGGACTATTCCGTCTCAAAGCTCGCTGTAAATGCATATACAAGATTCGTGGCAAGGAGGCTTTTGGACAGGCCTGAAGGCCAAAAGATTTACATCAACTGCTTCTGTCCTGGCTGGGTAAAGACAGCTATGACTGGTTGGGAAGGGAATATTTCAGCTGAAGAAGGTGCTGATACTGCAGTTTGGCTCGCCCTATTACCCCAGGAACAGTCTACTATTGGCAAGTTCTTTGCCGAGAGACGTGAGATGAACTTCTGA
- the LOC127345498 gene encoding uncharacterized protein, with protein MARAGATNAAAAALLLVLVTVATAVDAAAGNQMTATAAAAVGGRRGGGRAQPAGLTQCVAGCGDTATSCLLDCYEKPPAGKLLPVCLLDCTNAAMFCATDCSTKNLN; from the coding sequence ATGGCAAGAGCTGGCGCCACGAATGCTGCCGCGGCAGCGCTCCTGCTGGTCCTAgtgaccgtcgccaccgccgtcgaCGCGGCCGCCGGTAATCAGATGACTGCGACCGCTGCTGCTGCTGTCGGTGGTCGCCGCGGTGGCGGCCGGGCTCAGCCGGCGGGGCTGACGCAGTGCGTGGCCGGGTGCGGCGACACGGCCACGTCCTGCCTCCTCGACTGCTACGAGAAGCCGCCCGCCGGGAAGCTGCTGCCCGTCTGCCTCCTTGACTGCACCAACGCCGCCATGTTCTGCGCCACCGACTGCTCCACCAAGAACCTCAACTAG